One window of the Amycolatopsis mediterranei genome contains the following:
- a CDS encoding helix-turn-helix transcriptional regulator, whose product MTSTQVHTSRREELGQFLKACRARIGPEEVGLPPGVRRRTSGLRREEVALLAGVGVTWYTWLEQGRPINASAQVLDAVARTLRMEHPEREHLYRLAELTPSRLPSSVEVVPDAVREVLRALDPLPATVINGRFDILASNAAQEELFWEWHSLPCLHKNLLWCCVTEPNARRMLLNYDEEVPHMVARMRAEYGRHIGDPSWEEDIRRLAALSPEFAALWARHEVAEPRPRLREFEHPRAGRMHLRLTELAVSEAPGLRIQVSTPDNAATWAFLPLTRRSS is encoded by the coding sequence ATGACGTCAACGCAGGTCCACACGAGCCGCCGGGAGGAACTCGGCCAGTTCCTCAAGGCGTGCCGGGCGCGGATCGGCCCGGAGGAGGTCGGGCTGCCGCCCGGCGTTCGCCGCCGCACGAGCGGGTTGCGGCGCGAGGAGGTCGCGCTGCTCGCCGGCGTCGGCGTCACCTGGTACACGTGGCTGGAGCAGGGGCGGCCGATCAACGCGAGCGCGCAGGTGCTCGACGCGGTGGCGCGCACGCTGCGGATGGAGCACCCCGAGCGGGAACACCTGTACCGGCTGGCGGAGCTGACACCGTCCCGGCTGCCGTCGTCGGTCGAGGTGGTGCCGGACGCGGTGCGCGAGGTGCTGCGCGCGCTCGATCCGCTGCCGGCCACGGTGATCAACGGCCGGTTCGACATCCTCGCGTCGAACGCGGCGCAGGAGGAGCTGTTCTGGGAGTGGCACAGCCTGCCGTGCCTGCACAAGAACCTGCTGTGGTGCTGCGTGACCGAGCCGAACGCGCGGCGGATGCTGCTGAACTACGACGAGGAGGTCCCGCACATGGTGGCGCGGATGCGCGCCGAGTACGGCAGGCACATCGGTGACCCGTCGTGGGAAGAGGACATCCGGCGGCTGGCCGCGCTGAGCCCCGAGTTCGCCGCGCTGTGGGCGCGGCACGAGGTGGCGGAACCGCGGCCGCGGTTGCGGGAGTTCGAGCACCCGCGGGCGGGCCGGATGCACCTGCGGCTGACCGAGCTGGCGGTCTCGGAGGCACCGGGCCTGCGGATCCAGGTGTCCACTCCGGACAACGCGGCAACGTGGGCGTTTCTGCCGTTGACCCGGCGGTCGTCATGA
- a CDS encoding leucine-rich repeat domain-containing protein has product MTSVDLSDQGLTSVPSLPPDVTRLDLYKNSISEVPGSLWSLTGLRVLNLAANRISSLPPGISALTSLHTLDLAHNRFDSLPDELGELAGLTEYLYLSDNRLTKFPDAWCRLGKLRYLGCTDNRLTSLPSDLSGFAALRELRLYRNELVALPESIGALGALRELHLRGNRLTSLPSSIGLLSELRQLDLRENSLTTLPASLTRLSKLDKLDLRWNKQLREPAWLRDFEEAGCMVLR; this is encoded by the coding sequence ATGACATCGGTGGACCTGAGCGATCAGGGGCTGACGTCGGTGCCTTCGCTGCCACCCGACGTCACCCGGCTCGATCTGTACAAGAACTCGATCTCGGAGGTGCCGGGGTCGCTGTGGTCGTTGACCGGGCTGCGCGTGCTGAACCTCGCGGCGAACCGGATTTCTTCGCTGCCCCCGGGCATCTCGGCGCTGACGTCGCTGCACACGCTCGACCTGGCGCACAACCGGTTCGATTCGCTGCCGGACGAGCTGGGCGAGCTGGCCGGGCTCACCGAGTACCTCTACCTCAGCGACAACCGGCTGACGAAGTTCCCGGATGCCTGGTGCCGGCTGGGAAAGCTGCGGTACCTGGGGTGCACGGACAACCGGCTCACCTCGCTGCCGTCGGACCTCTCGGGCTTCGCGGCGCTGCGCGAACTCCGGCTGTACCGCAACGAGCTGGTCGCCCTGCCCGAGTCGATCGGTGCCCTGGGGGCGTTGCGGGAGCTGCACCTGCGGGGCAACCGGCTCACTTCGCTGCCGTCGTCGATCGGCTTGCTGAGTGAGCTGCGTCAGCTCGACCTGCGGGAGAACTCGTTGACGACGTTGCCGGCGTCGCTCACCCGATTGTCCAAATTGGACAAGCTGGATCTGCGGTGGAACAAGCAGCTCCGGGAGCCGGCGTGGCTGCGCGACTTCGAGGAGGCGGGGTGCATGGTCCTTCGCTGA
- a CDS encoding VanW family protein, with the protein MIDPPTAATPAPADSPTAAAAPPVPEAPEPPAVPVGDAVLKWPSADESPTVAEPPAVAVGVAGAAAEPATEPAIEVVPAWPPVVAAPASDTAAAAPDLFSDDLLGELLETPAPPPAPETPARRLRKSVAWTMMSIGLALGLFVILYAIDLAVSAGDVPRGVTVAGIEVGGLSHAEAEAKLRRELEPRLIRPVVVHGGDVQAELVPSQSGLGLDWPNTLGLAGHQPLSPITRIMSFFSSREVGVATHTDQNRIGQAVQELAEGKLNHPATEGTVGFTPIPGSDGGVTAHPVLPRQGQQLTDLAGAVHTVTDHWLDPGGVKLAMAITPVRATAAGVQAACQQIVVPAVAKPVVVHGEGKDVPLKPATIASSFQFAVVEGGAVEVRIDQGKLQGALKDPLASTETDGKDAQIVFTGDQPTVEPSEEARKINWEKTFLPLIDVLKKTEGRDLPVVYSTAAPGVTTDAASALGIKEVIGEFTTGGLTGPAATNNRTLAARVSGAIVKPGETFSLGVRSGPRTADAGYVPAPVDEDGTGPSVVGGGVSQLASTLYNAAYLAGLADAGHLEHDHYLDRYPAGRDAKAVNADGSPVELKLTNDTTTGIAVQATVSGDSVTVRIWGTRHFRVEGQTGAQTPGDPPPIQFGSGAAGSCQPSIGSSGFSVTDTRVLYDLASGTELRRTSHTATYGPRPTVLC; encoded by the coding sequence GTGATCGACCCGCCGACCGCGGCGACGCCCGCGCCGGCCGACTCGCCGACCGCGGCCGCCGCGCCGCCCGTGCCGGAGGCGCCCGAGCCGCCTGCTGTGCCGGTCGGCGATGCGGTGCTTAAGTGGCCCTCGGCGGACGAGTCGCCGACTGTGGCCGAGCCGCCTGCGGTGGCCGTGGGCGTTGCCGGGGCGGCCGCCGAACCTGCGACCGAGCCCGCGATCGAAGTCGTGCCTGCTTGGCCGCCCGTTGTTGCCGCGCCCGCTTCGGACACTGCCGCCGCCGCTCCTGATCTCTTCTCCGATGATCTGCTCGGCGAGCTGCTCGAGACCCCCGCGCCGCCTCCGGCTCCGGAGACGCCCGCGCGGCGGCTGCGCAAGAGCGTGGCCTGGACCATGATGTCCATCGGGCTCGCCCTTGGCCTCTTCGTCATCCTCTACGCCATCGATCTCGCCGTCAGCGCCGGGGATGTGCCGCGCGGGGTGACCGTCGCCGGCATCGAGGTCGGGGGGCTCAGCCATGCCGAAGCCGAAGCGAAGCTGCGGAGAGAGCTGGAGCCGCGGCTGATCCGGCCCGTTGTCGTGCACGGTGGGGATGTGCAGGCCGAACTCGTGCCTTCGCAGTCCGGGCTCGGGCTCGACTGGCCGAACACGCTCGGGCTCGCCGGGCACCAGCCGCTCAGTCCGATCACGCGGATCATGTCCTTCTTCAGCAGTCGCGAGGTCGGGGTGGCCACGCACACCGACCAGAATCGGATCGGGCAGGCCGTGCAGGAGCTCGCCGAGGGCAAGCTGAACCACCCCGCCACCGAAGGCACGGTCGGGTTCACGCCGATCCCGGGCAGCGACGGCGGGGTCACCGCCCACCCCGTCCTGCCGCGGCAGGGCCAGCAGCTGACCGACCTGGCCGGGGCCGTGCACACCGTCACCGACCACTGGCTCGACCCCGGCGGGGTCAAGCTGGCCATGGCGATCACGCCCGTGCGGGCGACCGCCGCCGGGGTGCAGGCCGCTTGTCAGCAGATCGTCGTGCCCGCCGTCGCGAAGCCGGTCGTCGTGCACGGCGAGGGCAAGGACGTTCCGCTGAAGCCCGCGACGATCGCGTCGTCGTTCCAGTTCGCCGTGGTCGAGGGCGGGGCCGTCGAGGTCCGCATCGACCAGGGCAAGCTGCAGGGCGCCCTCAAGGACCCGCTCGCCAGCACCGAGACCGACGGCAAGGACGCGCAGATCGTCTTCACCGGCGACCAGCCGACGGTCGAGCCCTCCGAAGAGGCCCGCAAGATCAACTGGGAGAAGACCTTCCTCCCCCTGATCGACGTGCTCAAGAAGACCGAGGGACGGGATCTCCCGGTCGTCTACAGCACGGCGGCACCCGGCGTGACCACCGACGCCGCCAGCGCGCTCGGCATCAAAGAGGTCATCGGCGAGTTCACCACCGGCGGCCTGACCGGCCCGGCCGCGACGAACAACCGGACGCTCGCCGCCCGCGTGTCCGGCGCGATCGTCAAGCCCGGCGAGACGTTCAGCCTCGGCGTCCGCTCCGGCCCGCGCACCGCGGACGCCGGCTACGTGCCCGCCCCCGTCGACGAGGACGGCACCGGGCCGTCCGTGGTCGGCGGCGGCGTCTCCCAGCTGGCGTCCACTTTGTACAACGCCGCCTACCTCGCCGGCCTGGCCGACGCCGGTCACCTGGAGCACGACCACTACCTCGACCGCTACCCCGCCGGCCGCGACGCCAAGGCCGTCAACGCCGACGGCAGCCCCGTCGAGCTCAAGCTGACCAACGACACCACGACCGGCATCGCCGTCCAGGCCACCGTTTCCGGCGACTCGGTGACCGTCCGGATCTGGGGCACCCGGCACTTCCGCGTCGAGGGCCAGACCGGAGCACAGACGCCCGGCGACCCGCCGCCGATCCAGTTCGGCTCCGGCGCGGCCGGCTCGTGCCAGCCCTCGATCGGTTCGTCCGGCTTCAGCGTCACCGACACGCGCGTGCTCTACGACCTCGCGAGCGGCACCGAGCTCCGCCGGACGTCGCACACGGCGACCTACGGTCCGCGTCCGACCGTTCTCTGTTGA
- a CDS encoding GroES family chaperonin yields the protein MQAVSDGPKLEIQMLHDRVLVRLSPEEGERRSSGGIVIPATAQVARRLAWGDVLGVGNSVRNVKTGDRVLFNPEDQLEVEIQGEGHLVMRERDIHAVATERTEHGTGLYL from the coding sequence ATGCAGGCCGTGTCTGACGGGCCGAAACTCGAAATCCAGATGCTGCACGACCGGGTCCTCGTGCGGCTGTCGCCGGAAGAGGGCGAGCGCCGCAGCAGCGGCGGCATCGTGATCCCCGCAACGGCGCAGGTCGCGCGCCGGCTCGCCTGGGGTGATGTACTGGGCGTGGGCAACAGTGTGCGGAACGTCAAGACCGGCGACCGCGTGCTCTTCAACCCGGAGGACCAGCTCGAGGTCGAGATCCAGGGCGAGGGGCATCTGGTGATGCGCGAACGCGACATCCACGCGGTGGCGACCGAGCGCACCGAGCACGGGACGGGGCTCTACCTGTAG
- a CDS encoding NHL domain-containing thioredoxin family protein codes for MRAPELRGDVWLNTGGRTITLAELRGRVVLLDFWTSGCINCLHVLDELRPLEAEFADVLVTIGVHSPKFLHEGERASIEAAVRRYEVHHPVVNDPGMELWSQYAVRAWPTLVVVDPEGYVVHVAAGEGHEEALRRVIKDLVTKHEAKGTLRRGGSPYVPVEEQPGELRFPSKAVATAEGRVLVADTGHHAIVEFASDGETVIRRFGSGARGSQDGPFDIATFTEPSGIALLPYDIAERVGYHAVVADTAGHRLRGLDLITGEVTTVAGTGAQWRSGPDSGKAAEVDLTSPWDVAWWGPAGGVVVAMAGNHTLSVFDPVGGTIRRFAGTTVEGLRDGDVGEAFFAQTSGLAVDGDKLWLVDAETSALRWIEPAGESFTVQTAIGVDLFSFGHTDGPADQALLQHPLGLAVLPGDKIAIADTYNGAVRRFDVFTRQVTTIATGLAEPQGLLLHDGELLVVESAGNRLGPLPAAEPTVVAGDAHAVRRPPTVLAPGEIDFSVVFTAPPGEKLDDRFGPSTRLEISASPPSLLADGGGTGTDLNRKIRLAPGVTEGVLQVVAQAASCDDGGEHPACRITRQDWGVPIRIEDDGVRELSLVMAGEPRTGG; via the coding sequence GTGCGCGCCCCCGAGCTGCGCGGCGACGTCTGGCTGAACACCGGCGGCCGCACGATCACCCTCGCCGAGCTGCGCGGCCGCGTCGTGCTGCTGGACTTCTGGACCAGCGGCTGCATCAACTGCCTCCACGTGCTCGACGAACTGCGTCCGCTGGAAGCCGAGTTCGCGGACGTGCTGGTCACCATCGGTGTCCACTCGCCGAAGTTCCTGCACGAGGGCGAGCGCGCCTCGATCGAAGCCGCGGTTCGCCGCTACGAGGTGCACCACCCGGTGGTCAACGACCCCGGGATGGAGCTGTGGTCGCAGTACGCGGTCCGCGCGTGGCCGACGCTGGTCGTCGTCGACCCCGAGGGGTACGTCGTGCACGTCGCCGCTGGCGAAGGGCACGAAGAGGCGCTTCGCCGCGTCATCAAGGACCTCGTGACGAAGCACGAAGCCAAGGGGACGCTGCGCCGCGGCGGCAGCCCGTACGTGCCGGTCGAGGAGCAGCCCGGCGAGCTGCGGTTCCCGAGCAAGGCCGTCGCCACCGCCGAGGGCCGCGTCCTGGTCGCCGACACCGGGCACCACGCCATCGTCGAGTTCGCTTCGGACGGTGAGACCGTCATCCGCCGCTTCGGCAGCGGGGCCCGCGGGAGCCAGGACGGTCCGTTCGACATCGCGACCTTCACCGAGCCGTCGGGCATCGCGCTCCTGCCGTACGACATCGCCGAGCGCGTCGGCTACCACGCCGTCGTCGCCGACACGGCCGGCCACCGGCTGCGCGGCCTCGACTTGATCACCGGCGAGGTGACGACGGTCGCCGGCACCGGCGCGCAGTGGCGCAGCGGGCCGGACTCGGGCAAGGCCGCCGAGGTCGATCTCACGAGCCCGTGGGACGTCGCCTGGTGGGGGCCGGCCGGCGGGGTCGTCGTCGCCATGGCGGGCAACCACACGCTGAGCGTGTTCGACCCGGTCGGCGGCACCATCCGCCGCTTCGCGGGGACGACCGTCGAAGGCCTTCGTGACGGCGACGTCGGCGAAGCGTTCTTCGCGCAGACCTCCGGCCTGGCCGTGGACGGCGACAAGCTGTGGCTCGTCGACGCGGAGACGTCGGCGCTGCGCTGGATCGAGCCCGCCGGGGAGTCGTTCACCGTGCAGACCGCGATCGGCGTCGACCTGTTTTCCTTCGGCCACACCGACGGCCCGGCCGACCAGGCGCTGCTCCAGCACCCGCTGGGCCTCGCCGTGCTGCCCGGCGACAAGATCGCGATCGCCGACACCTACAACGGCGCGGTTCGCCGCTTCGACGTCTTCACCCGCCAGGTGACCACGATCGCCACCGGGCTCGCCGAGCCGCAGGGCCTGCTGCTGCACGACGGCGAACTGCTCGTCGTCGAATCCGCGGGCAACCGGCTCGGCCCGCTCCCGGCAGCCGAGCCGACGGTCGTGGCCGGCGACGCGCACGCGGTGCGCCGCCCGCCGACGGTGCTCGCCCCGGGCGAGATCGACTTTTCGGTGGTGTTCACGGCACCGCCGGGCGAGAAGCTCGACGACCGCTTCGGCCCGTCGACGCGGCTCGAGATCAGCGCGTCACCGCCGTCGTTGCTGGCTGACGGCGGCGGGACCGGCACGGACCTGAACCGCAAGATCCGCTTGGCCCCGGGTGTGACGGAGGGAGTGCTGCAGGTCGTCGCGCAGGCCGCGAGCTGCGACGACGGTGGCGAGCACCCGGCGTGCCGGATCACCCGCCAGGATTGGGGCGTCCCGATCCGGATCGAAGACGACGGCGTGCGCGAATTGAGCTTGGTCATGGCCGGAGAACCCCGGACCGGCGGGTAA
- a CDS encoding SRPBCC family protein, with product MNAPNATGRIEIDAAPEAVYSLVSDPGQLAGLAEEYAGHRWVGGACEPAVGAKFRGRNRRGFRRWSTLSTITDAEPGRRFGFEVTSVAGLPVARWQYDFEPARDGCVVVESMWERRPAWFEVATSTVTGVWDREQANTANIAATLARLKRAAEASR from the coding sequence TTGAACGCTCCGAACGCCACCGGCCGGATCGAGATCGATGCGGCTCCGGAGGCCGTGTACTCCCTGGTCAGCGATCCCGGGCAGCTAGCGGGGCTCGCCGAGGAGTACGCCGGGCACCGGTGGGTCGGCGGTGCCTGCGAGCCGGCCGTCGGCGCCAAGTTCCGCGGGCGCAACCGGCGCGGGTTCCGGCGGTGGAGCACCCTGTCCACCATCACCGACGCCGAGCCCGGGCGCCGGTTCGGGTTCGAGGTCACCTCGGTTGCCGGATTGCCCGTCGCGCGCTGGCAGTACGACTTCGAACCCGCCCGTGATGGCTGTGTCGTCGTCGAAAGCATGTGGGAGCGGCGGCCGGCGTGGTTCGAGGTCGCGACCTCGACCGTCACCGGGGTCTGGGACCGGGAACAGGCCAACACCGCCAACATCGCCGCCACCCTGGCCCGGCTGAAGCGGGCCGCCGAAGCTAGTCGATGA